A portion of the Intestinibacillus sp. Marseille-P6563 genome contains these proteins:
- a CDS encoding ABC transporter permease, which yields MNMIFTLTLRNLLSNKKRTLLTLLTILLSISMITAILCGGWSLVDFLKEKEKVYGGDYDYYMEDLTWEQVQELYSQNNVGEVSLLRFAGNSFYGEKSNSTMLSVGEIDENFTQRFSLNQYLLAGRFPQDENELVISESFLKKNNMNTEIGDTISLTLGSRIWDEYNAQLSGLTNYRGEEESFVPTKEKAYVVVGILSDVNDSKIAANYNAFAGVDKTASDFAAYVKAKNLSNSIYTEAEEVAAAVDSHVAKFHSELLVYHGITGGKGAAKLIALVVMVICLLMAASASMISNALSISLQERIKQMGMLSSIGATKGQKRLSVYLEAFLLGVVSIPLGLVVGILLSALLLSVVRAAFGETFTFGIVELSLKVNGLILLVSGLSGIASLYFGSRKPVKQAAKITVIEAIRQSNNAVSKKKFRDGKIVSLVFGIYGSLAAKNIKRNPKRFRAITGSIFLSVVIALSLYSLSDFMLYQTSLDMKEDGSCYTDVISTIQYKDIPTAIGALSDENITADVSYSFQRYMTAEFSQEQINPDMQGYFINGTKAEVYVVGLDEEHFTSFCEENGFHIMTGSSNRGILLNQTMGYYNAGQNRVIAGSPFLIEPGTEIIPLGASEDALPIIVEEIVSEENANIQSMFVRDRAVLIVPLSYFNWLIDDNAYVEMRIQTAQHKEAMDCLADRGFPQTVDIAAATNNSRQVYTIAKLVICLFSILMTVIISLNVCNTISNTIHLRRSEFAVLRSVGMTAKGLKCTLLLEAVLYGVKALVLALPVSFLIHCAIYYFISSGMTPFAFYINGGIYALAVLAVGAMVCIAMLFAVRSVSKVEIVEELKLSNM from the coding sequence ATGAATATGATTTTCACGCTTACACTCAGGAATCTGCTGTCGAATAAAAAGCGTACCCTACTCACACTTTTAACCATTCTTTTGTCAATCAGTATGATAACCGCTATTCTCTGTGGGGGATGGTCGTTGGTTGATTTTTTGAAAGAGAAAGAAAAAGTGTATGGTGGCGATTATGACTACTACATGGAGGATTTGACTTGGGAGCAGGTTCAAGAGCTATATAGTCAAAACAATGTAGGCGAGGTTTCGCTTCTCCGCTTTGCCGGAAACAGTTTTTACGGGGAGAAATCCAACAGTACAATGCTCTCCGTTGGCGAGATTGACGAGAACTTTACCCAAAGATTTTCGTTAAATCAGTATTTGCTTGCGGGGCGTTTCCCGCAAGATGAAAATGAGCTTGTTATTTCAGAATCTTTTTTGAAGAAAAACAATATGAACACAGAGATTGGAGATACGATTTCTTTAACCCTTGGTTCAAGAATTTGGGATGAATATAATGCCCAGCTTTCCGGGCTGACAAATTATAGGGGCGAAGAAGAAAGTTTCGTTCCAACGAAAGAGAAAGCGTATGTAGTTGTTGGTATTCTGTCAGATGTGAATGACTCAAAAATCGCAGCAAACTATAATGCCTTTGCAGGCGTTGACAAAACGGCATCCGATTTTGCTGCGTATGTCAAGGCAAAGAATTTATCCAATTCGATCTATACAGAAGCCGAAGAAGTGGCTGCGGCAGTAGACAGTCATGTAGCAAAGTTTCATTCTGAACTGTTAGTCTATCATGGAATTACCGGCGGCAAAGGAGCTGCCAAACTGATTGCTTTGGTAGTCATGGTCATTTGCCTTTTGATGGCTGCATCCGCTTCAATGATCAGCAACGCCCTCTCCATTTCCTTGCAGGAACGAATTAAGCAGATGGGAATGTTATCCAGTATTGGAGCCACAAAAGGGCAAAAACGCCTTAGTGTATATTTAGAAGCCTTTCTTTTGGGTGTGGTAAGCATACCTTTGGGATTGGTTGTCGGCATACTGCTGTCTGCTCTGTTGTTAAGTGTGGTCAGGGCAGCTTTTGGAGAAACATTCACTTTTGGCATTGTAGAACTGTCCTTAAAGGTAAACGGACTTATCCTACTCGTCAGCGGATTATCCGGCATTGCTTCTTTGTACTTCGGAAGCAGAAAGCCTGTGAAGCAAGCTGCTAAAATTACAGTTATTGAAGCTATCCGCCAGTCTAACAATGCGGTATCAAAAAAGAAATTCCGTGATGGAAAAATCGTTTCTTTGGTTTTTGGCATTTATGGTTCGCTGGCAGCTAAAAATATTAAGCGTAATCCAAAACGCTTCCGAGCAATTACTGGCTCTATTTTCTTGTCGGTGGTAATTGCCCTTTCCTTATACAGTTTGTCTGATTTTATGCTTTATCAGACATCCTTGGACATGAAGGAGGACGGTTCCTGTTATACTGATGTGATTTCGACGATTCAATACAAAGATATTCCTACCGCAATCGGGGCATTATCGGATGAAAATATCACTGCGGATGTTTCCTATTCTTTTCAGCGATATATGACTGCTGAATTTTCGCAGGAACAAATCAATCCTGATATGCAGGGATATTTTATCAATGGTACGAAAGCAGAGGTATATGTCGTAGGACTGGACGAAGAACATTTTACTTCCTTTTGTGAGGAAAATGGCTTTCATATTATGACTGGCAGCTCCAATCGTGGAATCCTGCTCAATCAGACAATGGGATATTATAATGCGGGTCAAAATCGAGTGATTGCAGGCTCCCCGTTTCTTATTGAACCGGGAACTGAAATCATTCCGTTGGGGGCATCCGAGGATGCCTTGCCGATTATCGTGGAAGAAATCGTTTCAGAAGAAAATGCAAATATCCAATCCATGTTTGTGAGAGATCGAGCTGTCCTCATTGTGCCTTTAAGTTATTTTAACTGGCTGATAGATGATAACGCCTATGTGGAAATGAGAATACAGACAGCACAGCATAAAGAAGCAATGGACTGTCTGGCTGACAGAGGATTTCCGCAAACTGTGGACATTGCAGCCGCAACGAATAATTCCAGACAGGTATATACGATTGCAAAACTGGTAATCTGCCTGTTCTCGATCCTGATGACGGTTATTATCAGTTTGAATGTTTGCAACACTATCTCAAATACAATTCATTTGAGAAGAAGCGAATTTGCTGTTCTGCGTTCTGTTGGTATGACTGCCAAAGGATTGAAATGTACGCTATTGCTTGAAGCTGTTTTGTACGGCGTAAAAGCATTGGTTCTTGCGTTGCCTGTGAGCTTTTTGATTCATTGTGCCATCTACTACTTCATATCGTCGGGTATGACACCATTTGCTTTTTATATCAACGGTGGTATTTATGCTCTTGCAGTTCTGGCGGTCGGTGCTATGGTATGTATCGCTATGCTGTTTGCTGTCAGAAGCGTATCAAAGGTGGAAATTGTAGAGGAACTGAAATTGAGCAATATGTAA
- a CDS encoding plasmid mobilization protein: protein MPHKTYNTPKRKCVVKTRLTEDERKDFEDKCAALSMSQSEYIRQAIFYSRIASVIRVTAHSEEMLAAVSSLVAQYGKIGSNLNQIARYLNEYGAPYNALSGEVRAAVSDLAALKFDVLKVIGEAYGNDKAYQL, encoded by the coding sequence ATGCCACACAAGACCTACAACACCCCCAAGCGGAAATGTGTTGTCAAAACAAGGCTTACCGAGGACGAGCGCAAAGACTTTGAGGACAAATGCGCCGCCCTCTCCATGAGCCAGTCCGAGTATATCCGGCAAGCCATCTTTTACAGCCGGATTGCCTCCGTTATCCGGGTGACCGCCCACAGCGAAGAAATGCTTGCCGCCGTATCTTCCCTTGTGGCGCAGTATGGGAAAATCGGAAGCAACCTGAATCAGATCGCCCGGTATCTGAACGAGTACGGCGCACCCTACAACGCCCTGTCCGGCGAAGTGAGAGCCGCCGTTTCCGACCTTGCCGCCCTCAAGTTCGATGTGCTGAAAGTGATAGGTGAAGCCTATGGCAACGATAAAGCATATCAGCTCTAA
- a CDS encoding TnpV protein yields MNELKARIHENGIDYVLVGDYYVPDLKLPEEKRPIGHWGRLHKAYLQNYRPTVYNELVLSCRLHSVLADLNEQANDRFSLIMEQMARAEGVTEQMKAENQMLWVQSMNSIRNRAEEIVKHEMIYCHYSGGGD; encoded by the coding sequence ATGAACGAACTGAAAGCGAGAATCCATGAAAACGGCATTGACTATGTCCTTGTGGGAGATTACTATGTGCCGGATTTGAAGCTGCCGGAGGAAAAGCGACCTATCGGGCATTGGGGCAGACTTCACAAAGCCTATTTGCAGAACTACCGCCCCACCGTTTACAACGAGCTTGTTTTGTCCTGTCGGCTTCATTCCGTCCTTGCGGATCTGAACGAACAGGCAAATGACCGCTTCTCTCTGATTATGGAGCAGATGGCAAGAGCCGAGGGCGTGACAGAGCAAATGAAAGCGGAAAATCAGATGTTGTGGGTGCAGTCTATGAACTCTATCCGCAACCGAGCCGAGGAAATTGTCAAGCATGAAATGATTTACTGCCATTATAGCGGAGGGGGTGATTAA
- a CDS encoding DUF3879 family protein: MTITDIARMMMTSDQYQSKVTQPKYPNGAAVSDPNAPDDGLDITGMTAADFHIIPVSEEAEQAVRDIALEHMKKYYGMSGPDGNDLGNFIKSYYKQVPVSDRANAGWTLNQMHRDEAYRLYDFVRSRVPGWEIGQWFDTSILEEYQRGVDVKA, translated from the coding sequence ATGACGATCACAGATATTGCCCGCATGATGATGACCTCAGATCAGTATCAAAGTAAAGTCACACAGCCGAAATATCCAAACGGCGCTGCGGTATCAGATCCGAATGCGCCTGATGACGGACTGGATATTACAGGCATGACCGCAGCGGACTTTCATATCATCCCTGTATCCGAAGAAGCAGAACAGGCGGTGCGGGATATCGCTTTAGAGCACATGAAAAAGTATTATGGAATGTCCGGGCCTGACGGCAATGATCTGGGAAATTTCATCAAGTCCTATTATAAGCAAGTCCCCGTCTCAGACCGCGCTAATGCTGGCTGGACATTGAATCAAATGCACAGGGATGAGGCCTATCGTCTCTATGATTTTGTCCGTTCCCGTGTTCCTGGCTGGGAGATTGGTCAATGGTTTGATACCAGTATTTTGGAGGAATACCAGCGGGGCGTTGATGTAAAGGCATAA
- a CDS encoding ABC transporter ATP-binding protein, translating to MEILRVENICKTYEMDNAPVHALSDVSFSVDKGEFVAIIGASGSGKSTLLHILGGVDRPTSGKVFVDGQDVYEQNEDELAVFRRRQVGLVYQFYNLIPVLTVEENITLPIRLDGRKINKERLKELLSTLKLVKRRKHLPSQLSGGQQQRVAIGRALINAPAIILADEPTGNLDTENTRDIMKLLRESNEVYRQTMILITHDREIAMQADRILEIQDGRLVRDEVIR from the coding sequence ATGGAAATATTAAGAGTAGAGAATATCTGCAAAACCTATGAAATGGACAATGCTCCTGTCCATGCTTTGTCAGATGTTTCTTTTTCCGTCGATAAAGGAGAGTTTGTTGCAATCATTGGAGCATCTGGGTCTGGCAAGTCTACCCTGTTGCACATTTTAGGTGGTGTTGACAGACCAACTTCGGGAAAAGTATTTGTGGATGGACAGGATGTTTATGAGCAAAACGAAGATGAATTGGCTGTATTCAGAAGAAGGCAGGTTGGGCTTGTCTATCAGTTTTATAATCTGATCCCGGTTTTGACTGTCGAGGAAAATATCACGCTGCCGATTCGATTGGATGGGCGTAAAATCAATAAGGAGCGTTTGAAAGAACTGCTATCCACGCTCAAACTGGTAAAGCGTAGAAAGCACCTGCCAAGTCAGTTATCCGGCGGTCAACAACAAAGAGTGGCAATCGGACGAGCGTTGATTAACGCACCTGCGATTATCCTTGCGGACGAGCCGACGGGAAATCTGGACACGGAGAACACAAGGGATATTATGAAACTTCTGCGTGAATCCAATGAAGTCTATCGCCAGACAATGATCCTGATTACCCATGACCGTGAAATCGCAATGCAGGCAGACCGTATTCTGGAAATTCAGGATGGCAGACTTGTGAGGGATGAGGTGATACGCTGA
- a CDS encoding recombinase family protein: protein MSKQKITALYERLSRDDELQGESNSISNQKKLLEEYAAQQGFTNCVHFTDDGISGTCFDRPGFLDMMRQVEAGNVDYLCIKDMSRLGRDYLKVGQIMEILRQRGVRLIAINDGVDSARGDDDFTPFRNIMNEYYARDTSRKIKSTFKTKGMTGKHLTGTVIYGYLWNETRDQWIVDEYAAEVVKRIFAMTIDGYGPYQIAKKLSEDKILIPSAYLAQHNEGVNKNKTFKDVYGWGSSTIVNLLDKREYLGHTVNFKTRKHFKDKKSHYVPEDEWTIFENTHEAIISQETFDLAQKIRSKVRRYPDGWGEAAPLTGLLYCADCGGKMYVHRTNNGKRISQYTCSQYTKVPCGTLCKTQHRINEDVVLSLVSDMLRAIAEYAKHERAEFVRVVQEAQSSQQTSEVKKQRTRLATAKQRVSELEVLLCKIYEDNVLGKLPDARYAVLDAQYAKEQAALTAEIATLEKAVGDYEKHEKSADRFIALIDKYQNFDKLTNTMLNEFVDKILVHERARKGSRETTQEVEIFFNFVGRFVPPAFAEVELTPEELEEIRKREERKDKLHQNYLKRKASGAQKRYEDKIKAAKKAEMDEKKNAIRAEDIARGVFIPVSNLPKREPQKGAITA from the coding sequence ATGAGCAAACAGAAAATAACCGCCCTGTATGAGCGTTTGAGCCGTGACGATGAACTGCAAGGCGAGAGTAATTCCATATCCAATCAGAAAAAATTATTGGAGGAATACGCCGCACAGCAAGGCTTTACAAACTGTGTCCACTTTACGGACGATGGAATAAGCGGGACTTGTTTCGATAGACCCGGCTTTCTTGATATGATGCGGCAAGTCGAAGCCGGAAATGTGGACTATCTGTGCATTAAGGACATGAGCCGTCTGGGGCGTGATTATCTCAAAGTCGGTCAGATTATGGAGATTTTACGCCAGAGAGGTGTCCGTCTCATTGCCATCAATGACGGTGTGGACAGTGCCAGAGGAGACGATGATTTTACCCCTTTTCGCAATATCATGAACGAATACTACGCCAGAGACACAAGCCGCAAAATCAAGTCCACTTTCAAGACCAAAGGCATGACAGGCAAGCATCTGACAGGGACGGTCATTTATGGTTATCTCTGGAATGAGACGAGAGACCAATGGATTGTTGATGAATACGCCGCCGAGGTTGTCAAGCGTATTTTTGCTATGACGATTGACGGCTACGGACCGTATCAGATTGCAAAGAAGCTGTCCGAGGACAAGATACTCATTCCCTCTGCCTACCTTGCACAGCATAACGAGGGCGTGAACAAAAACAAGACTTTCAAGGATGTGTACGGTTGGGGTTCTTCCACTATCGTCAATCTGTTGGACAAGCGTGAATATCTCGGTCATACCGTCAATTTCAAGACCCGAAAGCACTTTAAGGACAAGAAAAGCCATTATGTCCCGGAGGACGAATGGACGATTTTCGAGAATACCCACGAAGCCATTATCAGCCAAGAGACTTTCGACCTTGCACAGAAAATCCGAAGCAAGGTCAGACGATACCCCGATGGATGGGGCGAAGCTGCTCCCCTCACAGGCTTGCTCTACTGTGCCGATTGCGGCGGCAAGATGTATGTCCACCGCACTAACAACGGCAAGCGTATCTCTCAATACACTTGCTCACAGTACACAAAAGTCCCTTGTGGAACGCTCTGCAAGACACAGCACCGTATCAATGAAGATGTGGTACTTTCCCTTGTCTCCGATATGCTCCGAGCCATAGCCGAGTATGCAAAGCATGAGCGAGCCGAGTTTGTCCGAGTGGTACAAGAAGCACAGTCCAGTCAGCAGACAAGCGAGGTCAAGAAGCAACGCACAAGGCTTGCTACGGCAAAACAGCGTGTTTCAGAACTGGAAGTTTTGCTCTGTAAAATTTATGAGGACAATGTATTGGGCAAGCTCCCCGATGCCAGATATGCCGTTCTGGATGCACAGTACGCAAAGGAACAGGCGGCACTTACCGCCGAGATTGCAACACTTGAAAAGGCTGTCGGAGATTATGAGAAGCATGAGAAATCCGCAGACCGCTTTATCGCTCTGATTGACAAGTATCAGAACTTCGACAAGCTGACAAATACCATGCTCAATGAGTTTGTCGATAAAATCCTTGTCCATGAGCGAGCCAGAAAAGGCAGTCGAGAGACTACGCAAGAGGTTGAAATCTTCTTTAACTTTGTCGGGCGTTTCGTCCCTCCGGCATTTGCCGAAGTGGAGCTTACACCGGAAGAATTAGAGGAAATCCGCAAGCGTGAGGAACGCAAGGACAAACTTCATCAGAACTACTTGAAGCGTAAAGCCAGCGGTGCCCAGAAGCGTTATGAGGACAAAATCAAGGCGGCAAAGAAAGCCGAGATGGACGAAAAGAAAAATGCCATTCGAGCCGAGGATATTGCAAGGGGCGTATTTATCCCTGTCAGCAATCTTCCGAAGCGAGAACCACAGAAAGGAGCTATCACAGCATGA
- a CDS encoding helix-turn-helix domain-containing protein: MAVTYKKLFHLMIDKGMSNAELMEQAGFSANIITRLKRDNYLSLDTIEKICNTLHCGVDDILEFIPNEKGNDARNPFSKENT; the protein is encoded by the coding sequence ATGGCGGTAACATATAAAAAGTTGTTTCATTTAATGATTGACAAGGGTATGAGCAATGCGGAATTGATGGAACAGGCAGGTTTTAGTGCCAACATCATAACCCGATTGAAACGAGATAATTACCTTTCCCTTGACACCATCGAAAAGATATGCAACACACTCCATTGCGGAGTTGATGATATTCTTGAATTTATACCTAACGAAAAAGGCAATGATGCCAGAAATCCTTTCAGCAAGGAGAATACATGA
- a CDS encoding sensor histidine kinase, which yields MDFIRNKEVKRQIVVSSILILFWGGIGIIVDSKAVWIVLSAIISSSAVSLFFTYQRYKKIADFSLHIDRLLHGDETISFGQFQEGELSVLHDEISKMTRRLIEQAEALKMEKGNLANALADISHQLKTPLTSLNILNASLCNEELTDEERYELIRKQTMLLSRMEWLIATLLKISKLDAGTITLKPQEIYLKDVVEKAIRPLEIAAELKMQTITQVIPAELKLALDADWTAEALGNVIKNCIEHSPESSSIEIKAIERPLLTQIIIADNGAGFRKKDIPHLFDRFYQGSGSTIGNAGLGLALAKTIIVNQGGVIQAKNRKSGGAEFEICFYRGTA from the coding sequence ATGGACTTTATCAGAAATAAAGAAGTTAAAAGGCAGATTGTTGTCAGCAGTATTCTTATTCTATTTTGGGGCGGCATTGGCATTATCGTTGATAGCAAAGCTGTGTGGATTGTTCTGTCGGCTATCATTTCATCAAGTGCAGTTTCCCTCTTTTTTACATATCAGAGATACAAGAAAATTGCTGATTTTAGTTTGCATATTGATAGGCTGCTGCATGGAGATGAAACGATTTCTTTTGGGCAGTTTCAAGAAGGCGAATTATCTGTTTTACATGATGAAATATCTAAGATGACAAGACGACTTATTGAACAGGCAGAAGCTCTGAAAATGGAGAAAGGTAATTTGGCGAATGCTTTAGCCGATATTTCACATCAATTAAAAACACCTTTGACATCGCTGAATATCCTAAATGCTTCTCTGTGTAATGAGGAACTGACTGACGAAGAAAGGTATGAGCTGATCCGCAAACAGACTATGCTCTTATCAAGAATGGAGTGGCTGATAGCCACACTTCTGAAAATATCCAAGCTGGATGCAGGAACGATTACTCTAAAGCCACAGGAGATATACTTAAAAGATGTGGTAGAAAAAGCAATTCGTCCTCTGGAGATTGCGGCAGAATTAAAAATGCAGACAATAACGCAAGTGATTCCGGCAGAACTGAAACTTGCTCTTGATGCTGATTGGACTGCTGAAGCCTTGGGGAATGTAATTAAAAACTGTATCGAACATTCACCAGAGAGCAGCAGTATTGAAATCAAGGCAATAGAAAGACCTCTTTTGACACAGATCATTATAGCGGATAATGGAGCAGGTTTTCGGAAAAAGGATATACCGCATCTATTTGACCGATTTTATCAAGGAAGTGGCTCTACAATCGGTAATGCCGGTTTGGGGTTGGCTCTGGCAAAAACAATCATCGTCAATCAGGGCGGCGTCATCCAGGCGAAAAACCGGAAGTCAGGCGGTGCAGAATTTGAAATCTGCTTTTATCGGGGGACTGCTTAA
- a CDS encoding DUF6809 family protein, with the protein MIMEAIFGGDMYPLENIVPQQDGYKAEVKAIADLMDELANRFSKADFSKVEELHQRMTIIQQYESTEHFKCGLSTGLLLMKEAYEYPLNPKED; encoded by the coding sequence ATGATTATGGAAGCGATTTTCGGCGGCGATATGTACCCATTGGAGAACATTGTACCGCAACAGGACGGCTACAAGGCAGAGGTCAAAGCCATTGCCGACCTTATGGACGAACTGGCGAACAGGTTTTCAAAAGCTGACTTTTCCAAAGTGGAGGAGCTTCATCAGCGAATGACGATTATTCAGCAGTACGAAAGCACCGAGCATTTTAAGTGCGGACTGTCCACAGGATTGCTACTTATGAAAGAAGCCTATGAATATCCACTCAATCCCAAAGAGGATTAA
- a CDS encoding plasmid recombination protein, with protein sequence MKLTRHNGRSGKHGTYNPKHNDRTFDVSNSEHIDEERAKHNVYWDCFNGYRTFAEKQVQSELADTFEEVEELFYSAKYGAYVEAQNARNDKNRHSERNRTTTDLLKDKRTCPEETIYQIGKMGDHVSPDVLLKVVTDFFVEMERRFGSHVHILDWALHLDEATPHIQERHVFDCENRYGEICPQQEKALEALGFELPDPTKKQGRHNNRKMTFDSACRAMLFDIAKRHGLHLEQEPEYGGRAYLDSYTGNAVCSKQLYREALGHEYDEPKQWELREINDIMNNVVKGWKSFSNPRHFPKPYLRQKGWERELPDNGEADNGDGRFIPLSDAELEQMELPEGWR encoded by the coding sequence TTGAAATTAACAAGACACAACGGTCGCTCCGGCAAGCATGGCACTTACAACCCGAAGCACAATGACCGCACTTTTGATGTGAGCAACAGCGAACACATTGACGAAGAACGAGCCAAGCACAATGTCTATTGGGACTGCTTCAACGGCTATCGCACCTTTGCAGAGAAGCAAGTCCAGAGCGAGCTTGCAGACACTTTCGAGGAAGTGGAGGAACTGTTCTACTCCGCAAAATACGGTGCTTATGTCGAAGCACAGAACGCCAGAAACGATAAGAACAGGCACTCGGAACGCAACCGCACCACAACGGATTTGCTTAAAGACAAAAGGACTTGCCCGGAGGAAACCATCTATCAGATCGGAAAGATGGGCGACCATGTTTCGCCTGATGTTCTGCTGAAAGTCGTGACGGATTTCTTCGTGGAGATGGAACGGCGTTTCGGCTCTCATGTTCACATTCTGGATTGGGCATTACATCTGGATGAAGCGACACCGCACATTCAAGAACGCCATGTATTCGACTGTGAAAACCGCTACGGCGAGATTTGCCCACAACAGGAAAAGGCACTTGAAGCATTAGGCTTTGAACTGCCAGACCCCACCAAGAAGCAAGGCAGACACAACAACCGAAAAATGACTTTCGATTCTGCCTGTCGTGCCATGCTCTTTGATATTGCAAAAAGGCATGGTCTGCATTTGGAGCAAGAGCCGGAATATGGAGGGCGAGCCTATCTGGACAGCTACACAGGCAATGCCGTCTGCTCCAAACAGCTTTACAGAGAAGCATTGGGGCATGAGTATGACGAGCCGAAGCAATGGGAACTGCGAGAGATAAACGACATTATGAACAATGTTGTCAAAGGTTGGAAGTCTTTCAGCAATCCGAGACACTTCCCGAAGCCGTATCTTCGTCAGAAAGGTTGGGAGCGTGAGTTGCCCGACAACGGAGAAGCTGACAACGGAGACGGAAGATTTATTCCTCTCTCCGATGCGGAGCTTGAACAGATGGAACTGCCGGAGGGATGGCGATAG
- a CDS encoding response regulator transcription factor translates to MSKLLLVEDDQSIVSSLSDYLGNEGFKIESASGQKEAIEKLDNDQYDIALVDIQLSNGNGFSVCSAIKERGTMPVIFLTASDDEYSVVAGLDMGADDYISKPFRPRELLSRINSVLRRTKNTQNIISYHDLVVDTNQATVVKNGTEILLSAMEYKLLLVFLRNKGIVLSRRRLLELLWDTTGEFINDNTLTVYMKRLRDKIETNPQEPEIIITVRGLGYKVG, encoded by the coding sequence ATGAGTAAATTATTATTAGTGGAGGATGACCAAAGTATCGTATCCTCATTATCGGACTATTTAGGAAATGAAGGGTTCAAAATCGAAAGTGCTTCCGGGCAAAAAGAAGCAATAGAAAAATTGGATAACGACCAATACGATATAGCCTTGGTGGATATTCAATTATCAAATGGAAATGGCTTTTCTGTTTGTTCTGCAATTAAAGAAAGAGGAACTATGCCGGTTATTTTCTTAACGGCGTCTGATGATGAATATAGTGTTGTGGCAGGACTGGACATGGGAGCTGACGATTATATCAGTAAACCATTTAGACCAAGGGAGCTTCTTTCAAGGATCAACAGCGTATTAAGGAGAACTAAGAACACGCAAAACATTATCAGCTACCATGACTTAGTTGTGGACACAAATCAAGCAACCGTGGTAAAAAACGGAACAGAGATTTTATTGTCTGCTATGGAATATAAGTTGCTGTTAGTCTTTTTGCGTAACAAAGGTATTGTCCTTTCTCGCAGAAGATTGTTGGAGCTTTTATGGGACACTACCGGAGAGTTTATCAATGATAATACGCTGACTGTTTACATGAAAAGGCTGCGTGACAAAATTGAAACAAATCCACAGGAGCCGGAAATCATAATTACCGTTCGTGGGCTTGGCTATAAGGTGGGTTGA
- a CDS encoding transposon-encoded TnpW family protein — protein MTENRNTAAQTTTQHTAPTVRKQINGTTYIVRVHFNENARETMEDKIKRLLRNEIQQNVTCL, from the coding sequence ATGACAGAAAACAGAAACACAGCAGCACAGACCACCACCCAGCACACCGCACCCACCGTCAGAAAGCAGATAAACGGCACGACCTATATCGTCCGTGTCCACTTCAACGAGAACGCCAGAGAGACAATGGAGGACAAAATCAAGCGTCTGCTTCGCAACGAGATTCAGCAAAATGTAACTTGTTTGTGA